The Fulvivirga maritima genome segment CCTGTAAAGGAACCTGAGCTTCAAATTCCATTTTGAAAGTGGCTTTTTCGCCAGGTAAAATAGGTTTGTTAAGTCGCACAGAAAGAATAGTACCTTCTACTTTATAAGTTACGTCTTTACCGTTTTGCTTTAATGATTTAATATGCTGGTATCCTATCTCCTCATCAGAGAGCTTAGAGATACGATCACCCACTCTTCTATCAGGATCTTCTATGTTTAGCGAGCGAACATCCATCATACTGCCGGGTTGGAAGGCATTGAAGTAAAGATGATAAAATACTTTAGTGAGTGTATCTGGAGAGTTATTATAGTAGGTTAGTTTTTGATCTCCGGTAAACTGGTTGGTTTCAACATTCATGTCAATGTCCATCTCATATTCTACCCGCTGCTGCCAGTAGGTAGTAGAGGCCGATTGACTTTTGCCTATCAGAGGGATAAGCAAAAAGATTAATGTCAGTTTTTTATACATGTGCATATAATCTGTTATTTGATTTAAGTTTCTAATTACCAAAGTAAACGATTGTGATGATTATTCAAATCAGAATTATAAGGGCGGTTGGTTATTCCAGCTCTTCTAATGTTTCTGATAGGTTTTCTTCTGTCGTTTTTAGTTTGCCTTTACATTCTTTTATAAGGCTGGCGGCGCGTTTCACTAACTCAGCCAGCTCGTCAACATCAGGCTCACCATTTTCAATTTTATCTACTATAGACTCTATTTCTTCTACAGCACTTTTATAACTAAGCTTTTTCTTCGCCATTTTTCTTTTTACTTGATTCTACTGTACTTGTAATAATATGATCACTACTTTCTGAAACAATAACATCACCCTTTTTCAAGGTTGTATTTTTAATGAGTTTGCCATTAACGGTAGTAATGGTGTAGCCCCGCTTGAGTACATGCTGAGGATCCAGAAATTTCATGGTATTGTCAGCGAGGTCTAGCTTCTTATGTTGTTGATGAAAATAGCTTTTTGTGGCTGATTTCACCTTATAAAGAAGGTTGTTCAGCGAATAGTTAGAAGAGGCTATTTTCTCTTTACTAATAGCCTTGACCTGGTAGCCCAGGCTGCTCAGTCGTTGGGTTTCCAGATTTATCTTTTGGTTTACAGAATGATACAATCTGGAAAAGTATTCATCTAACTGATCTTCAAAAGCCATAAGGCCGCTAATGAGAAATTCGGCCACTGCTGTAGGTGTTTTTAAGCGGCTATGAGCTACTAAGTCAGCAATGGTTTCATCTCTTTCATGACCGATACCCGTGAGTACAGGGATGGGGTACTGAGCTATATGTGCAGCCAGTTCATAGTCATCAAAGCAATCCAGGTCTACCTGGCTACCGCCCCCTCTGATGATGATGAGCACATCATAGTTTTCTATCTGGTCATGGGCCTGCATCATAGCATTAATAATGGAAGGAGCCGCTTTATCTCCTTGCATGATCGCTTTATAGAGTTTGATGTTAAATTTATAGCCCCTGGAGTTTTTCTCTATCTGGTCCATAAAGTCTCCAAAACCAGCGGCAGTAGGGGAGCTGATAATGGCTATTCGCTGTGGCACTGGCGGTAGCGTATGGCTTCTGTTCATGTCAAAAACGCCATCAGCCACCAAACGATCTATAATTTCTTTTCTTCGGCGTGCCCTTTCTCCCAAAGTGAAGTTAGCATCGATGTCTTTGATATTAACACTAAGGCCATATAGTTCATGAAACTGAACCGTTAAATTACAGAGTATTTTCAGGCCGGGTTGTAGTGCCTGGCCAGTCATGCCCTCAAACCAGGTGGAGAGGTTGCGGTAGGTGTATGACCAGATGGTGCCGCGAATTTTGGCCGTAACCCGTTCGTTTTCTTTATCTACCAATTCCAGGTAGCAGTGCCCGCTCTGGTTAGTGCGCATTTCCCCGATTTCGGCCACCACCCAGTAAGAAGGCTCTAGCTGGGAGTCTAAGGTGGTCTTTATCAGGTTATTTAATTCTTGTAGTGATAGGTGCTCCATAAAAAGGAGCACAAAATTATTTAATAATTATCAACATCTATAAGCTTTCATCAATAATGATGAACATAATCATGGTAAAAAGCTCTGATTATATCTCTCTGAGGCTTTCTATGATACCGGCATTTTTGCCTTTGTACCTTACCACAAGCAGCGGTTGATTCATTTTTTCATTAACCATTTGCTCTGCCAGGCTACCTAAAAACAGGGCAGCAGCAGCGGTTCTTCCTTTTGCGCCTATTATTACAAATCCTACCTTTTCAGAATCAGCCAAATCATAAATATCACTGGCCAGGTTATCATTAGTATCTAATGCGTACTCATCACGAACCGTAAGGCCTCTTTTATCTATTTTTTTAATGAATTTCTGGAAGTTATCCTGAGCATTCTTTTTCATTATCTCACCAAACTCCTCAAAAGTTTTGCCTGTATAATGATAGCCGGCAGGTACAGCATAAACGTTCTGGCAAATGATTTCACTAGGCACACCAGTTCTAATAGCGAAGTCAATGGTTTGATCGACCGCTAGCTTGGCATAGTTAGAAAAGTCAATAGGCACTAAAAGCTTATCTACATTAGGAACGGCATTATCCGGTACTATAAGCAGGTTGCAGTTAGCTCTTCTGGCCAGCCTTAGGGTAGTAACTCCCGTAGTCTCGTGAGATTTTTTCTGCCCTACAATAATCAGGTCTGTCTGACTCTTATGAGCAATTTCCAGAATAGCTGGGGCTTGCCCTTTTTTAACCTGGAAGATGATTTTAACTTTTTTCTCAGCGTGGAAGTGTTCCTTTACCACCGCTTTCATCTTCTCTTTTCTGTCTTTAAGGGCATTTTCTTCCAGATCAGGAAATTCCTTGCGTACGCTGGAAGGGATGTTAAGACGCTTAACCATATTCACAAAAGTGATCTTCTCGGCAGAAGTATGATCAGCCATGAAAGATGCAAACCTTACAAGTGTTGCATCCATTTCACTGGTATCTAGCCCTACAAGTACATTTTTAAATGGTTCCATAAATTAATATATGTTTTGACCCATGCAAAATTATCTAATTGCAATCATTTAGAAACTTAAATAAAACTTAATTATTTGAAATTTCTAACTAATTCGTCCGCAATTAGTTCTACGCTTTCTTTTGAATGGGTAGGAAAATTAGCAATTCTTATATGTTCTTTTTTAAATTTACCATAACCACTGCCTAACACTATTCCTTTTTGATTCAATAAGTTAATCACTTCACTGCTGTCGCATTTGGTTTCTGCTACCAGCGTGGTTTTAGATCGGTATTTTTCTTCTTTTATGAAAGGGCTTAGCTGGCTGCACTCTTCAAATGCCTGATACAGCACCGCCGCTTTATATTCAGTCTCTCTTCTTATTTGCTCTATGCCTTTGGTAAGCATGTCACCGGCTACTTTGCCTAGCAGGTAAATTCCTAAAACGTTAGGTGTTTCAGAAGTTTGATTTTTAACGGACTTCTCTAGCATGGAAGGTAGGCTGTGGTAAGAACCAATGATTTTATTCTCATTCATTTTCTCTTCAGCCTTAGCTATACATTTTTCATTCACAATCCATACGCCAAGACCAGCAGGCAGACCGAAGCATTTTTGCACTGAAAAATAGGCGGTATCTACTAAGCTATAGTCAACTGGTATATACGGAGCAGAAGAAACTACGTCTAGCGCTATGATTTGCTTTTCAAAAGCACTTCTGATCTGTTTGATGTCATCAAGGGGTTGAGCAGCTCCGGTGCTGGTCTCATTTTGGGTCATAGCTATTAGCTCAGTGCTTTCTGGTATGAGCACTTCTTCAGGCTTTACTACCTGCCCTTCGTCTACCTTTTTAGCTAAAGCATTAATTTGGTAGTTCTCAGCTATCTCATGAAAACGACTGGAAAATGATCCGTTTACAAAGTGAAAAGACTCCTTAGAAACGAGGTTCTGGATAGTCCTTTCCCATATTTCAGTGGCTGATCCGGTAAACAGCACATGGTATCCTTCTGGCAGCTGTAGCAGCTGTTTAATATTTTCTACTGCAGCCTGGTGTATGCTTTCATACGCCTTGCTTCTGTGTGATAGGGAGGGAACGCTTTCATTCAAAGCATTTTTAATATGTTCTTCAGCGGTGAAGTATAGCTGAGAAGGTCCCGGAGTGAAATATATTTTTTTCATTTTTTAACGCGCATTTAGGTTGCTGCCAAAATTAATTAACATAATTCATATTGAAATAATATAGATCACATTAATCGTAATAGTATCGTAATCAGCTAGTGAAGATGGAGTAATGTTTGGATTTTAGATTTGTATTGTATGGGTTTAAACAAAGATACCCTGTTGTTTAGGTTGAATATCTTCAGGGTATCTTTTTACTAAATTTTTATGAAAGAGATATCTAAACGCCCCGTAGATGTAGTAGTGATCTCAGATGTTCATTTGGGAACTTATGGTTGTCATGCAGAGGATCTGCTGCGCTATCTTAAAACTATAAAGCCCAAAAAGCTGATCCTTAATGGTGATATTATAGACATATGGCAGTTTAGTAAGCGCTATTGGCCTAGCTCGCATATGCAAATAGTAAAGCACATTACCGGCTTGCTTAGCAAAGGAACGGAAGTAGTGTACGTCACTGGTAATCATGATGAGATGCTCCGCAAGTTTGTAGGCTTTAAGCTAGGTAAGTTTAAAATTGTGAATAAGATAGTGCTGCGGCAAGGAGGGAAAAGAACCTGGATTTTTCATGGAGATGTTTTTGACATTACCATGCAGCATTCTAAATGGCTCGCTAAGCTTGGAGCAGTAGGATATGACTCTCTTATTCTGTTGAACACATTGGTAAATTTCATTTCTAAAAGTCTTGGAAAAGGCAAGATATCTCTGAGCAAGAGGATAAAAGATAGTGTAAAAAGTGCAGTGAAATTTATTGATGATTTTGAAGGTACAGCCGCAGATATAGCCATCAGTAATCAATATGACTATGTGATTTGCGGCCATATTCATCACCCACAAATGCGAGAGGTAATAACCGACAAGGGAGCTGTAACTTATTTGAATTCAGGAGACTGGGTGGAGAATTTTACGGCCCTGGAGTATAATGATCATCAATGGAGCCTTTATCAGTTTTTAGATGATGCTGTAGCCCGCGCAGTGGTGCTCAATAAGAAGGAGCGCAAAAAGGAACTCAATAACAATGACATATTTCAGACTATGGTCACCGAATTTTTAACAGTAAAAGTATGAAGATTCTATATGCAATACAGGGCACCGGAAATGGTCATATTAGCCGGGCTATGGATGTAGGGCCAGCCTTAGAAAAACATGGTGAAGTAGACTATCTGGTTAGTGGAGCTCAAGTAGAAATTAATCTTTCTCAAGAACTCAAATACAGGTCGCCGGGCATGAGCTTTTACTTTGGTAAACGTGGGGGCATCAACCTGAGTAAGACTTTTATGAAGAACTCAAGCATTCGATTTTATAAAGAAATCAATGATTTTCCTATAGATCAATATGATTTGGTAGTGAATGACTTTGAGCCTATCACGGCTTGGGCTGCTCGTAAGCGAGGCCGCAGAACGGTGGGACTCAGTCATCAGGGAGCATTGCTGTCAGACAAATGCCCCAAGCCAGTGTCAAGAGACATAGTAGGCAAGATGATATTGAAAAATTATGCTCCGGTTTCTCATAACTATGGTTTTCATTTCGATGCTTTTGATGCCGATATCTATACACCCGTAGTAAGAAGTTGCATTAGGAATGTAAAGCCAACAAACAAAGGCCATTATACAGTCTATTTGCCAGCCTATTCTGATGAAAAAATCATAAAAGTGCTTTCTAAGGTGAAAGGCATACAATGGCAGGTGTTTTCTAAACATTCATCAAAAGCCTACCAGCAAGGGAATATCAGCATTATGCCCATTAATAATGAGCAGTTTATCAATAGCATCACTTCATCTACAGGTGTGCTGTGCGGAGCTGGTTTTGAAACTCCGGCAGAGACCTTGTTTCTGGGTAAAAAGCTAATGGTAATACCCATGGAAGGGCAATACGAGCAACATTGTAATGCTGCCGCTTTAAAAGAACTTGGCATACCGGTAATGAAAAAACTAAAAGCGAAAAAAGTGCATAAAATAGAAGAGTGGGTGCAGTCTGGCGTGGTGTTACAAATGGATTATCCGGATGAGACGGAGGGAATAGTGAAGAGAATAATAGAAAAAGAAACGGGGTATGACAGATAAAAGCCAACACAAGATATTACTTGTGGATGATGATAAAGATATTCTTGACTTATTAAAGTACAACTTGCAAAAAGAAGGGTATGAAGTAGAAGTGGAGAAAAAAAGCACTAAATCAATAGAAACAGCTACCAAATTTCATCCTGATTTAATAGTGCTGGATATTATGATGCCTAAAGTCAATGGTATTGAAATATGCCGCCAGTTAAGAGAAATTCCCGATTTTAAAAGCACCTATATTTTCTTTCTTACGGCCAAAGGCGATAAAATACTTCAGACCCAGGCCCTGGATACGGGCGGAGATGATTATATAGAAAAAATAACCGGTCTTAGGGCATTGACGCATAAAATAAGTACTGTACTTAAAAATAACCTGGTAATAAGAAAGAGCATCAAAGAAATTACTTATGGAGATTTTAGAATAGAAAGGGCCTCTAATAAAGTGTATTTTAATAATAAAGTAGTAGAGTTGCCTCGTTATGAGTTTGAGTTACTATACTTTTTTGCTCAAAATCCTCACAAAGCAATCACTCAAGACAGTTTGTTGAATAATATCTGGGGTTCTGATATATACATTTTCTCTAAGTCGGTAGATACTTATATCTCTAGCATTGCTAAAAAACTGGGTAAAAAGTTTATCGCTAAAGTGAGTGAAAATCAGTATAAATTTGAGCTTAGCTAAAGGCGCTATCATGTTTCCTGTATTGCAAAAGGAGGTCTTTACTATTGTCGGCTGGCTCCAGGCCTTGCATGCTTAATAGCTTTTTAGCTGCTTCCCGTATCGGTATGTTTGAGTGGTAATGATCTCTGGCAAAATGCACGTATTTTAATACCATAAAGCCATCAAACCACTGATAAAACTGTTTTAGAAAGGTCTCATCAGAAGCGGCATTTTTGTTTATTCTAGCTAGATTTTTAGTAAATTCTTTTTCATACAAAAATGCCTTGATAGAGGCAGGAAATGACTCAATAATAGCCTCAATATTGCTATTGTTAAAAAAGCCGGGAACATGATATATGAAGCCTTTTAACTCCTCGAAAATCTGAGGATGATAGGTATCCAGATTTTTGCTTTTTAGCCACTCATTTACCGCCTTACCGGTGCCAAAGGGCACTCGGTCAGATTTCCTGGGTGAGGGAATGACCTTAGTATTGTTGATCTCTCCAAATTGCCCTAGTGGAATGATTTTATGAAGAAAATAAAAGTCTTCTCCTGCTTTTCTTTTGTTCATTCCGCCTTGCTTTTGGTAGGCATTACTTCTTACAGCCATGCTGGAGCCAATGGTTTCATAGGCATACGGAAAACCAGCATATCTTAGTCCATTGACATAATATCGAAGAAAGAGCTCATAGTCAATAATGGCTTCATAGATCTCATCCGGGTAGTATCCCTCGAGTGGATGTTCGAAATAGATAGATGCTCCAGGACATTTCGGGTGATCTTGGAAATAAGCTATTACGCTTTGTAAATAGTTGCTGTCACAGCGGCTATCTGCGTCATAGCATATGATTATTCCATCGGGCTTGCTGATGCTTTCAAAGCGCCTGACAGCCTCATCCATGGCTATTTTACGAGCCAAACCTACGCCAGCATGCTTAGGCTTTAAATCATTAATATAGAGTGGAAATACTTTAAAAGCAGGCTCTGAATGAGTTTTTGCCCATAACAGAGCCTCTTCAAAGGCTTTGGTATTTATTGATGTAATGTCGTTAGTAGCATTGTTGGCTTCGTTAATTAAGATAATCACCTCAATGCTCAAACCTTCACGCTCACAGTTTTTTAATGATTCCAGGCTTTCAATAAGATTTTCTTCCTTGAAGCAGGGTATGGTTACTATAGCATCTAATTCTGCAGCAACCGGTTCATTAATAAGTGTTTCAGGATATGCGTAGCGCGATAAATACAGGTTCTTCATCAAGGAGCCAGCCTGTTTATTTGCCATCCGTCACCCTTTTGAGTGTATATAATTCTATCGTGCAGTCTGCTTGGTCTGCCTTGCCAGAACTCAATTAAAAAAGGCTCTACCAGGTATCCGCCCCATTGCTTAGGCTTGGGGAGCACTTCAGCATCCTTGTATTTTTCGGTCAGTTTTTTTTCTCTCTCTTCCAGTACCTCTCGTCCGGCTATCACCGTGCTTTGGGGTGATGTCCAGGCGCCTATCTGGCTGCCTTTTGGTCTGCTTTGAAAGTATTCGGTAGATTCTTCTTCACTTAGTTTGGAGGCCATGCCTTGTACGCGTACTTGTCTTTCCAGGTCTGGCCAGAAAAAGTTCAGTGCTACTGCAGGGTTGTTAGCCAGCTCTTTGCCTTTAGAGCTTTGGTAATTAGTATAAAAGCTAAAACCTTTTTCAGAAACCCCTTTTAAAAGGATAACTCGCGACGAAGGAAAGCCTTGTTCACCAATAGTGGCTACATTCATAGCAGTAGCTTCTTTGATGTCGCATTCAATAGCTTCATTGAGCCATTTTTCAAACTGTTTGATAGGATGAGCAAGCAAATCCTGTTCATCTAATGCCTTTAAGGCATAATCTTTACGTATATCGGCAATATTTTTATCCATAACCTTCTATTTTAGCCCAAATTTAAAATCTTTGTTAATTTAAAGACCATCAAATTTTAATAAATAAACGAATAACGTATATTATAAATGAAATTAAGTATAGAATTGGCCTGCGAAAGCAGTCAGGAGTGGGTAGATACGGTAATGTCAGATTTCGATTCTTTCTTACAGGATCATGCTAATTGTGAAAGGAAGGCCTCTGCTATGGCTATGAGTTTTGTGGCTAAATATCCGGATCGTTTAGAGATTATTCCTGAGTTAATAGAAACAGGTATTGAAGAATTAGAACATTTTCAGTCCGTTTATAATATCATGCAGGAGCGGGGCGTGGTTTTACCGCCAGAAATGGGGCAGGATAAATATGTGAAGCAGTTGATAGATCACTGCCATACTGATGTTGAAAGAAGGTTTTTGGATAGATTGCTACTTGCTTCCATTATAGAATGCCGTGGTGCTGAGCGTTTTAGACTGGTTTATGAAGCCTTGCCCGAAGGAGATCTAAAAACATTTTACCATAATCTTTGGGCCTCAGAAGCCAAGCATGGGAATATTTTCGTAAAAATGGCCTTGATTTATTTTGATAAAGATCATACTTATAAGAGATTAGAAGAACTAAATTCAATAGAGGCAAAGGTCTTACAGGCTTTACCATTAAAACCCGCTTTGCACTAAATGGAATATTTCAAGTACAAAAATAATTTTCAGCCTGAGAAGGGAAGTCTGCTTATTTCAGAACCATTTCTACCAGATCCTAACTTTGAACGCACAGTAGTTTTACTTTGCGAACATAACGAAGAAGGGTCATTTGGCTTTGTTTTGAATAAGCCATCTACAGTTTTATTAGATGAAATCATGGAAGATGTTAATGACTTCAGCGAAAAGGTTTATATTGGCGGACCCGTTCAGCAGGACACGCTGCATTTTGTACATAGAGAAGAAAATATAGAAGGCGGGGTACCCATAGCTGAGGGCCTTTACTGGGGCGGTAATTTTGAGCAATTGCTCAGTATGATCAACACTAAACAAGTATCGGGAAATGATTTTCGTTTTTTCGTAGGCTATTCTGGCTGGTCCGAAGGTCAACTGAAGAATGAGTTAGATGCCGATTCATGGATAGTGGCTAATTATGCTAATGAGCAACTGGTGTTCAATACCCCCGAAGATGAGCTGTGGAAAGTGGTGTTAAAAGAGCTGGGTGGCAGGTTTAATGTCTACTCAAATTATCCCACAGACCCACGCTTAAATTGAATGATTTTGTTATTTTTACGGTTATACAGTTCGAAAACTGCAAAACATGGATAAAGAGAAGGACATCAAGGAAGTAGATAATACTACTAACACTGATCAGGAGCAAAACGAAAACAAAGACGTTAGCACTGAGCAGGAACAAGCCGGACAACAAGAGCCGGATATGGAGAATAGTGTTTCTGATGAAGCCAATTCGGAAAGCACTGAAACATCTGACAGCGAGTCTACAGAAGAAGCTGCAACTACCGACCAGCCACAAGCACGGCAGGGAGAGCAGCTTAACTCAGAGGAAGATCTTGCTGAGAAAGATCATGATGATGATCACGACGATGATCATGATGATGAAGACTACAGCAACTATTCCAAAGAGGAATTAGTAGAGCTCATTAAGTCGTTAGCCAAGGGCGATAACCTACAGAAAGCTGATAGGGTAGCCAAAGAAATAAAGCCTTTATATGATGAATTAAGAAATCATGAAAGACAAGGGGCCTTAGATAAGTTTGTGGCAGATGGGGGAGAAGAGGCCGATTTTGACTATAAACCTACAGAACTTGATAACCGCTTTGATGCTAATTATAAGCTGATACGTGATAGAAGACAACAAGACCTGAAATCACGTGAGCAACAAAAAGAGAGTAACCTTAAGAGAAAACAAGATATTTTAGAAAAACTCAGAGAGTTTGTAGACTCAGAAGAGACTAATATCAGTTTTGAGGCTTTTAAAGAACTACAAAATGAGTGGAAAGATATAGGGCCGGTTCCTGGTGCTTATGCTAAAACATTATGGGCTAACTATAATGCACTTATTGATAGGTTCTATGATAACAGAAGCATCTATTTTGAGCTTAAAGAGCTTGATAGAAGGAAAAACCTCGACTCTAAAATTGAACTTTGCGAGCGCGCAGAGAAACTCATAGAGTTCGAAAACCTTAAAGATGCTATTAAAGAGCTTAATGAGCTTCACCATGAGTTTAAGCACATAGGCCCTGTACCTAAAGAAGAGCAGGAAGCGCTATGGCAGAGATTCAAAGGAGCCTCAGATGCTATTTATGCCAGAAGGAAGGAATTTGTAGATCAGCTTAAGGTTGAACTCGAAGAGAACCTTGTGGTAAAAGCCAAGCTTGCTGATGAAGTGCAGGAATTTGCTCACTTTGATTCTGATAGGATCAAAGAATGGAATGCCAAGACTAAAGACATCCTTGAAATCCAGAAAAGGTGGGAAGCTACAGGTGGACTACCGAGAGCTAAAGCTAAAGAGGTAAACAAAAAATTCTGGGGAACCTTTAAAACCTTCTTTAATAATAAGAGCGCTTTCTTTAAGAGACTAGATGCTCAGAGAGAAGGTAATTTAGAGAAGAAAAGAGAGCTGATCACCAAGGCACAAGAGCTTAAAGAAAGTGCTGACTGGCAAAAAACAGCAGATCAGTTTAAACAACTGCAGAAAGACTGGAAAGAGATAGGTCCTGTGCCTGAAAAGTACAGAGAATCTGTATATAAAGAGTTTAAAGAAGCTGCAGATCATTTCTTTGAGAGAAAAAGATCTAACAATAGTGAAGTAGAAAAAGGATATGAAGATAACCTGAAGCAAAAAGAAGAAATCTGTAATAAGATTGAAGCTTTAGCTGAAGGTGATACTGAAGATCTGGATAAACTCAGAGACTTGCAAGATCAGTATATGGAGATTGGTTTTGTGCCTCGTAAGAGTATCACTAAGATCAAAAATAGATATGCAGAAGTGGTAGATAAATTCCTGAATAGTATTGAAGGGCTTTCTAAAGAAGAAAAAACCGAAATCAAGCTGGAAAATCAGGTGAATAAACTACTTCATAGCCCTAATGCAGATCAGAAGCTTTACAGAAAAGAACAAGCATTGCGTAAGCAGATAGGCAAGATAGAGAACGACATAGCGGTTTGGAAAAACAACTTGGAATTCTTTGCCTCATCCAAAACAGCTGATAAGCTGAAAGATGAATTTAATGCTAAAATTAAGGCGGCTACCGATGAGCTTAAAGTACTTAAAAAAGAGCTCAGAATGGTTAGAACGGCCAACTGATAAAAAAGGTGTAAAATTTTCCCGTCAAGTGTTTGCAGTTAAAATCAGTTGCATTACATTTGCACTCCATTAAACAAAAGGGCAGTTCATAAAAGATGATTAAAGCCAGATTTGATGGGAAGATTAAGGCCTCCATAGCTCAGCTGGCCAGAGCAACTGACTTGTAATCAGTAGGTCGTTGGTTCGAATCCGACTGGGGGCTCAATGAAAAGCCACTTATAACATTTGTTGTAAGTGGCTTTTTTATTTATGATACAGTTCTGCAGGTTGGAATCTAATCTTTATATTCCATCGCTTATGCTTCTTACTTTTTTGAAGTCGATCAAAAAAGTAACAAAAGACTCTTTCTTGCTGTAAGGTCTTCCGCTCACTGATACATTTCATAGCCATGAACTGCCACAAAGGACTTGAGAAAAGCCTATTTTTTATCACTAGTGTCCGACTAAACTCTGGTCTAAGAAATTTTAGCGATTCTAAGCAAAAATAAAGTGGTTTTCTTCTAATCTGGAAAAGTGAGCCCTCTATGGACTAAATAAAGGGTATTGATTGGTTTTATATATTGTTTTTTGAAGTTCTAGGTCTGGATTGTTTAGAAAGCGGGTAAGGTGAACATAGGCCATCAAGTGAAACCTTACCAATGAGACCATATTAGAGAAGGCCCATCTTTTTTTGATCTGTTTTCGGACTACTTCCATCAATAATAGACAGATCAGGGCACTCCAAATTTGGATCTCAATAGCATTTTGGTTGTCCCCCAGAAAATATTTGAGAGGAAAGTTCTGCTTCAGCTTTTTAAATAAAAGCTCTATCTGCCATCGGTATTTATAAATGGCCGCTATTGTGGCTGCTTCCAACTCCATATTATTGGTCATAAACACTAATAATTTATTATTGAGGTCATCATAATAGGCTATTCTTCTATTTTGAAGCTCTTGCACTTGTCCATCAGTCTTGAAACTGATAACAACTTTTTCATCCTTAAGTACACAAAAGTCTTTATCTTCAGGCAATTCTAGCTCATCTATTGATTGATATCTGGCATTTTCCTTCATTCTGGTAATGTAAAATATCCCTTGATGACTCCACTGTGCGTATTGTCTATAATCGATATACCCTTTATCCATCACCACATAGGATCCTTCTGGGAGTTGTAATTGCTTTAAAAATGTATGATCATGCTGACTTCCCTTGGTCAACCGTACTAAACATGGCATTAATTCTGCCGCATGAATCATTACATGAGCTTTAATGCCTCCCTTGCTTTTGCCATCTTTTCTAGGGCGTCCTGCTACCTTGAGAATATCTTTAAACAGACTAATAATCGTTGAATCAACAATATAAAGTTTATTGAGAACTTCCATTCTCAAGCGGCTGTCCGGCAAAAGGTGCCGATACTTTTTAAACAATTTCATGTAAATGTCTGCAAAGACTATACTACTGCGTTTTTTGTTGCTATCTGATAAAGTGGAACGTCTGGGTATAAATTGAATACCTAAGTGGATCAGCTTGTTTTGGCAGGCCAAAAGCCCCGTAGTAAGCTCTCTGAGAGCACTTGCCCCACTGAAACAGCAGTATAACATGCTTACTAGGTGATGCCAAGTATTCAATTTCTTGTAATATCTGTCAGATTGGTATTTTGATAT includes the following:
- a CDS encoding glycosyltransferase; this translates as MANKQAGSLMKNLYLSRYAYPETLINEPVAAELDAIVTIPCFKEENLIESLESLKNCEREGLSIEVIILINEANNATNDITSINTKAFEEALLWAKTHSEPAFKVFPLYINDLKPKHAGVGLARKIAMDEAVRRFESISKPDGIIICYDADSRCDSNYLQSVIAYFQDHPKCPGASIYFEHPLEGYYPDEIYEAIIDYELFLRYYVNGLRYAGFPYAYETIGSSMAVRSNAYQKQGGMNKRKAGEDFYFLHKIIPLGQFGEINNTKVIPSPRKSDRVPFGTGKAVNEWLKSKNLDTYHPQIFEELKGFIYHVPGFFNNSNIEAIIESFPASIKAFLYEKEFTKNLARINKNAASDETFLKQFYQWFDGFMVLKYVHFARDHYHSNIPIREAAKKLLSMQGLEPADNSKDLLLQYRKHDSAFS
- a CDS encoding IS4 family transposase yields the protein MSKNTYFYGQPIFSQLLSLIDKSVLNQIISKYQSDRYYKKLNTWHHLVSMLYCCFSGASALRELTTGLLACQNKLIHLGIQFIPRRSTLSDSNKKRSSIVFADIYMKLFKKYRHLLPDSRLRMEVLNKLYIVDSTIISLFKDILKVAGRPRKDGKSKGGIKAHVMIHAAELMPCLVRLTKGSQHDHTFLKQLQLPEGSYVVMDKGYIDYRQYAQWSHQGIFYITRMKENARYQSIDELELPEDKDFCVLKDEKVVISFKTDGQVQELQNRRIAYYDDLNNKLLVFMTNNMELEAATIAAIYKYRWQIELLFKKLKQNFPLKYFLGDNQNAIEIQIWSALICLLLMEVVRKQIKKRWAFSNMVSLVRFHLMAYVHLTRFLNNPDLELQKTIYKTNQYPLFSP
- the pdxH gene encoding pyridoxamine 5'-phosphate oxidase, with amino-acid sequence MDKNIADIRKDYALKALDEQDLLAHPIKQFEKWLNEAIECDIKEATAMNVATIGEQGFPSSRVILLKGVSEKGFSFYTNYQSSKGKELANNPAVALNFFWPDLERQVRVQGMASKLSEEESTEYFQSRPKGSQIGAWTSPQSTVIAGREVLEEREKKLTEKYKDAEVLPKPKQWGGYLVEPFLIEFWQGRPSRLHDRIIYTQKGDGWQINRLAP
- a CDS encoding DUF349 domain-containing protein, encoding MDKEKDIKEVDNTTNTDQEQNENKDVSTEQEQAGQQEPDMENSVSDEANSESTETSDSESTEEAATTDQPQARQGEQLNSEEDLAEKDHDDDHDDDHDDEDYSNYSKEELVELIKSLAKGDNLQKADRVAKEIKPLYDELRNHERQGALDKFVADGGEEADFDYKPTELDNRFDANYKLIRDRRQQDLKSREQQKESNLKRKQDILEKLREFVDSEETNISFEAFKELQNEWKDIGPVPGAYAKTLWANYNALIDRFYDNRSIYFELKELDRRKNLDSKIELCERAEKLIEFENLKDAIKELNELHHEFKHIGPVPKEEQEALWQRFKGASDAIYARRKEFVDQLKVELEENLVVKAKLADEVQEFAHFDSDRIKEWNAKTKDILEIQKRWEATGGLPRAKAKEVNKKFWGTFKTFFNNKSAFFKRLDAQREGNLEKKRELITKAQELKESADWQKTADQFKQLQKDWKEIGPVPEKYRESVYKEFKEAADHFFERKRSNNSEVEKGYEDNLKQKEEICNKIEALAEGDTEDLDKLRDLQDQYMEIGFVPRKSITKIKNRYAEVVDKFLNSIEGLSKEEKTEIKLENQVNKLLHSPNADQKLYRKEQALRKQIGKIENDIAVWKNNLEFFASSKTADKLKDEFNAKIKAATDELKVLKKELRMVRTAN
- a CDS encoding tRNA-(ms[2]io[6]A)-hydroxylase translates to MKLSIELACESSQEWVDTVMSDFDSFLQDHANCERKASAMAMSFVAKYPDRLEIIPELIETGIEELEHFQSVYNIMQERGVVLPPEMGQDKYVKQLIDHCHTDVERRFLDRLLLASIIECRGAERFRLVYEALPEGDLKTFYHNLWASEAKHGNIFVKMALIYFDKDHTYKRLEELNSIEAKVLQALPLKPALH
- a CDS encoding YqgE/AlgH family protein; protein product: MEYFKYKNNFQPEKGSLLISEPFLPDPNFERTVVLLCEHNEEGSFGFVLNKPSTVLLDEIMEDVNDFSEKVYIGGPVQQDTLHFVHREENIEGGVPIAEGLYWGGNFEQLLSMINTKQVSGNDFRFFVGYSGWSEGQLKNELDADSWIVANYANEQLVFNTPEDELWKVVLKELGGRFNVYSNYPTDPRLN